Proteins encoded by one window of Acaryochloris thomasi RCC1774:
- a CDS encoding class I SAM-dependent methyltransferase: MTAQVFKEMKAEAFADRLLDTLNGGAVALMTSIGHRTGLFDTLAQLPPATSQAVADAAGLQERYVREWLGAMVTARFVDYNAIEQTYHLPSEHAAFLTRTASPNNLAAFSQYIPLLGSVEDQVIDCFYSGGGVPYSEYKRFHQVMAEDSGQTVVAALMEHVLPLMPGLVDALERGIEVMDVGCGSGRALNQMAMLFPHSRFTGYDFSEEAIATANIEAQSQGLTNVRFQIKDAATLDAVEQYDLITTFDAIHDQAKPDVVLNNIYRALRPNGTYFMQDIRAASDVSGNLEHPVGPLLYTISCLHCMTVSLAAGGLGLGAMWGEEKALEMLEEAGFKQVEIKQLDHDFQNNFYIVKKS; encoded by the coding sequence ATGACAGCACAAGTGTTCAAGGAGATGAAAGCCGAAGCTTTTGCCGATCGGCTTCTAGATACGCTCAACGGTGGTGCAGTCGCACTTATGACCTCCATCGGTCACCGTACCGGTCTATTTGATACCCTAGCTCAGCTCCCTCCTGCGACAAGTCAGGCCGTTGCTGATGCTGCTGGACTGCAAGAACGTTACGTCCGCGAGTGGCTGGGGGCAATGGTAACCGCAAGATTTGTGGACTATAACGCCATCGAGCAAACCTATCATCTGCCGTCAGAACATGCGGCCTTCTTGACCCGCACTGCCTCCCCCAATAATTTGGCAGCATTTAGTCAGTACATTCCACTACTGGGCAGCGTTGAAGACCAAGTAATCGACTGCTTCTACAGCGGCGGTGGCGTTCCCTATTCAGAATATAAGCGCTTTCACCAAGTGATGGCCGAAGATAGTGGCCAAACGGTCGTTGCAGCATTAATGGAGCATGTTTTGCCCCTCATGCCCGGTTTGGTTGATGCTTTAGAGCGCGGCATTGAGGTTATGGATGTTGGCTGCGGTAGCGGTCGTGCTCTCAATCAGATGGCGATGCTGTTCCCTCACAGTCGCTTTACTGGGTATGATTTTTCGGAAGAAGCGATCGCAACTGCCAACATTGAAGCGCAGTCCCAAGGGTTGACCAACGTCCGGTTCCAGATCAAGGATGCCGCGACCCTGGATGCTGTCGAGCAGTACGACTTGATCACCACCTTTGATGCAATCCACGATCAGGCCAAACCTGATGTGGTCCTCAATAACATCTACCGGGCCTTACGACCCAACGGTACCTACTTCATGCAGGATATTCGCGCCGCTAGTGACGTGAGCGGGAACCTAGAGCATCCAGTTGGGCCATTGCTTTACACCATCTCTTGTCTGCACTGCATGACCGTTTCTCTCGCCGCTGGGGGCTTGGGGCTTGGAGCCATGTGGGGAGAAGAAAAAGCGCTAGAGATGCTAGAAGAGGCCGGATTCAAGCAAGTGGAAATCAAGCAGCTCGACCACGACTTTCAGAATAATTTCTACATCGTCAAAAAGAGCTAA
- the infC gene encoding translation initiation factor IF-3, translating to MLSKSKVNHRIDSPQVLLIDKDGTNHGVTDTQEALALAKQAELDLVVVSERKSAPVAKILDFGRFRYDRKKNQKQNSSKPSLKEVKLRPNVGDADYGVRIKRALQWLKKGDMVRFQVRLRGREHQHRDRAIDLLKRVIADLNSAGEVQVFDKRALVLQVVTA from the coding sequence ATCCTAAGTAAGTCAAAAGTTAACCATCGCATTGATTCTCCCCAGGTTTTGCTCATTGATAAAGATGGCACCAACCACGGCGTGACCGACACTCAGGAGGCTTTGGCGCTTGCAAAACAAGCAGAGCTAGACCTAGTGGTTGTGTCTGAGCGTAAAAGCGCACCTGTGGCAAAGATTTTAGATTTTGGCCGGTTTCGCTACGACCGCAAGAAAAATCAAAAGCAAAATTCTTCGAAGCCCTCTTTAAAAGAGGTCAAGCTGCGACCCAATGTTGGAGATGCAGATTACGGCGTACGCATTAAGCGGGCGCTGCAGTGGCTTAAGAAAGGTGATATGGTGCGGTTTCAGGTCCGCCTCAGAGGGCGAGAGCACCAGCACCGCGATCGTGCCATCGATTTACTCAAGCGCGTCATTGCTGATTTGAACAGCGCAGGTGAGGTGCAGGTCTTTGACAAGAGGGCGCTTGTGCTTCAGGTCGTGACGGCCTAG
- a CDS encoding GNAT family N-acetyltransferase: MTALSLREPSTKVDAMIDALVLAFRTDPAVRWLYPNSHQYLTYFPDFVQLLGGTAFDADTAYAAENNAGTALWQAPGSYPENQALNTLLQRTVSPDLDTVFALFEAMSNCHPEAPHWYLALLGVEPEQQRRGHGSALMEPVLRECDRNAQLAYLESSNPDNIPFYERHGFEVLTTIQVNDSPPIFPMVRYPPALQS, encoded by the coding sequence ATGACAGCCCTCTCCCTCAGAGAACCAAGCACTAAAGTGGATGCGATGATCGATGCTTTAGTACTTGCTTTTCGCACCGATCCGGCAGTGCGTTGGCTTTATCCCAACTCCCATCAGTACCTTACGTACTTCCCTGATTTTGTGCAGTTGTTAGGTGGAACTGCCTTTGATGCCGATACGGCATATGCCGCTGAGAATAACGCTGGAACTGCGCTGTGGCAGGCACCGGGGAGCTATCCCGAAAATCAGGCTCTCAATACTCTGCTTCAGCGAACTGTTTCCCCCGATCTAGACACCGTGTTTGCTCTATTCGAAGCGATGAGCAACTGTCATCCTGAAGCGCCCCACTGGTATTTGGCATTGCTGGGCGTTGAACCAGAACAGCAGCGTAGAGGACACGGATCTGCCCTGATGGAGCCTGTGCTGAGGGAGTGCGATCGCAACGCCCAACTGGCCTATCTTGAATCATCCAATCCCGACAACATTCCCTTCTACGAACGCCACGGATTTGAGGTGCTGACCACTATCCAGGTGAACGATTCTCCTCCTATTTTCCCAATGGTGCGCTACCCCCCAGCGCTCCAGAGTTGA
- a CDS encoding 2-isopropylmalate synthase, translated as MTASPSKITIFDTTLRDGERMPGVRMTLYQKVQIAELLEKMQIDVIEAGYPGAFRKDFDELLMVSKRIKQTAICGLAGSKPDEVIDVALALRSAARGRIHVYTPVQQKAIFNRSALLELIRQTLVLARNYSFDIEWSAFNALKSEPEFLCCAVETAIEGGATTINIPDTAGVAEPESFAGLIALLKRQVPNIDQVTLSVHCRDDRGLAVENSLAAIQAGARQVGCSIKGLGVRKGNADLGGILDAIAKHPDYYTNVKTDLLEQAAEQVTNIMSGRI; from the coding sequence ATGACGGCTTCTCCATCGAAAATTACAATTTTTGACACCACCCTCCGGGACGGTGAACGGATGCCGGGGGTGAGAATGACGCTCTATCAAAAGGTTCAAATTGCCGAATTACTTGAAAAAATGCAGATTGATGTGATTGAGGCCGGCTATCCCGGTGCCTTCCGCAAAGACTTTGATGAGCTGCTGATGGTTTCAAAACGGATCAAGCAGACCGCCATTTGTGGTTTGGCAGGCTCCAAGCCTGATGAAGTCATTGATGTCGCCCTTGCCCTACGGTCTGCTGCACGAGGGCGGATTCATGTCTACACGCCAGTGCAGCAGAAGGCCATTTTCAACCGATCAGCACTTCTAGAACTGATCCGTCAGACCCTTGTCCTCGCCCGCAACTATTCTTTTGACATAGAGTGGTCAGCTTTCAATGCCCTCAAGAGTGAACCAGAATTTCTCTGCTGTGCGGTGGAAACGGCGATTGAGGGTGGGGCAACGACAATCAATATTCCTGATACGGCGGGTGTGGCTGAACCGGAATCATTCGCAGGCCTCATTGCTTTACTCAAAAGGCAGGTGCCCAATATTGATCAGGTGACGCTTTCTGTTCACTGCCGTGACGATCGCGGGCTGGCGGTTGAGAATTCGCTGGCGGCGATTCAGGCCGGTGCTCGACAAGTTGGGTGTTCGATCAAGGGTCTAGGGGTGAGGAAGGGGAATGCAGATTTAGGAGGAATTTTAGATGCGATCGCAAAGCATCCTGATTACTACACCAATGTTAAGACCGATCTGCTTGAGCAAGCTGCAGAGCAGGTGACCAATATAATGTCTGGGAGAATTTAA
- a CDS encoding SDR family NAD(P)-dependent oxidoreductase, translating into MTGSTSGIGKAIAAQLARDNFAVAFHSKSSVTAGRELAAAYPDASYFQADLSDQDQARQLIAEVLSHYGRLDALVNNAGVTAAIPHTALKEASPEIWRDLYEVNVIAPWTLITEAEAALRQSSSQECPSCILNISSHAGIRPKGASVPYSVSKAALNHMTKLLAVSLAPSIRVNAIAPGLVNTPMSQNWTAARELWKMRAPMGRGAQPEEIAQVASMLIVSHYITGEILLSDGGLNLT; encoded by the coding sequence GTGACGGGCTCAACTTCTGGCATTGGAAAAGCGATCGCAGCTCAGCTCGCTCGAGACAACTTCGCTGTTGCCTTTCATTCCAAATCCTCCGTGACGGCAGGGCGAGAATTAGCTGCGGCATACCCAGATGCCTCCTATTTCCAAGCTGATCTATCAGATCAAGATCAAGCTCGTCAGTTAATCGCTGAGGTTTTATCTCATTACGGTCGCCTAGATGCATTGGTTAATAATGCTGGCGTGACCGCCGCAATCCCCCATACGGCATTAAAAGAAGCATCGCCGGAAATCTGGCGCGATCTGTATGAAGTCAACGTCATTGCGCCGTGGACACTGATCACCGAAGCTGAAGCCGCGTTGCGCCAGTCCTCAAGTCAGGAATGCCCAAGCTGCATTCTAAATATCAGTTCCCATGCCGGGATTCGACCGAAGGGAGCTTCGGTTCCCTATTCGGTCAGTAAAGCTGCTTTGAACCATATGACCAAATTGCTGGCGGTGAGTTTGGCACCATCGATTCGGGTGAATGCGATCGCACCCGGCCTAGTGAACACCCCTATGAGCCAGAATTGGACTGCCGCAAGAGAGCTTTGGAAGATGCGGGCGCCTATGGGTCGAGGCGCACAGCCAGAAGAAATCGCACAAGTGGCTTCTATGTTAATTGTGAGCCACTACATTACAGGCGAGATATTACTCTCTGATGGTGGACTCAACCTGACGTGA
- a CDS encoding WD40 domain-containing protein, which produces MPKILRIRFLGGFDLIYKQKSIGGKIPKRLQSLLAYLLLHRHTPQSRQQIAFRLWPDSSDSQARTNLRRNLHSLRQVFPDSEQFIAVDTQSIQWRLESPYTLDVNEFERAVSLFVDQSDELVTRQPEQLKTIGSALQQAVKLYEGKLLPSCYDEWIEAERERLHQSCIQAYAGLLQLLQIQRDHSQVIRYAQQLLQMDPLSETAYEYLMRSHLANGDRTQALQVYHRCMTTLQEELGIDPSQSIQAFYQHLLDEPALLTNHQNAQQDRYVEVHRSASETSTGASSLRCDWGNAPDVSLFYGRADELEMLEQWTLADRCRVIVLLGMGGIGKTSLSVKLAQVLVEHSQLGSDADDKFDCIVWRSLRNAPSLETLMGEIVPIISDQQETEPTLARLMDGLRQTRCLLILDNVETLLKGDQRSGQYHPGYENYGELLRLMGETHHQSCLILTSREKPREFSALEGMDLPVRSLLLNGSPEAAMTLVQTKGLIGTEQQQQDLCQFYGHNPLALKIVATSIQDLFDGDIAAFHRPGAGIFSGIHQLLEQQFQRCTPLEQSVMYWLAINREWTAIAELAEDLVPQTSRSALLEALESLMWRSLLEKQAGRYAQQPVVMEYVTAQLVDQVCHEILTLGQVSETEAEQENLSATALFCTHTLLKAQSSDYIREIQIREILQPVLNGLSGQCGSEANSEPCLRQALAGLHSDPTLQSSYAAGNILNLLSQSSPVLEHYDFSGLALRQADLRRVHLSDCNLQEADLSQAAFIETLSLPLALAFSPDGTRLATGDAKGEIRIWSVEDGRNLLICSGHTDWIWSVAFSPDGGTVASGSSDRTIKLWDLETGQCRQTFDHKAQVWSVAFHPTTPLLASASEDHTVKLWDLETGACHQTLTGHTDWVRSVTFSPNGKTIASGSDDQTIKFWATETGRCEQTLEGHSKRVWSLAYASGNRLASSSSDCTIKFWDTQTGHCIQTLSGHTNWVRSIAFSPDGETLASGSEDRTIRLWQIASGNCRQTLRGHGNWIRSVAFSPDGKTLASGSGDNTVKLWGTNGQCQRTLQGYIDRVWSVAFSPGSAQHPYGGILASANDDHQIKLWNVEGPTYRQTLSGHTDAVCAVRFSPQDHLIASGSEDQTIKLWDLETGQCLRTLKGHTSRIWSVAFSPEGGLLASGSEDQTIKLWDVHTGQCLRTLKGHTNWVCSVAFCPAESLRLVSGGYDQTIKIWDPFTGACCQTLEGHSNWVWSIALSPDGQHLASGSGDHSIKLWNLKTGQCLKTLEGHSSRVWSVAFSPDGQCLASASSDKTVKLWDVRTGGCLQTLEGHTNLAWAVTFSPEGHLLASGSQDETVHLWDRETGECVAVLRGARPYDRTNILHARGLTEAQRMSLKQLGAVEQIKTAAATNAEISNVPIAASQGKPLATLPSTSSLIGRRQEWEMIQGWLGSHLSLLLLGESGIGKTRVLETLRSAVQDMGGQVLWGRGFEAEKVRPFSIWLDALPSQLPAELGTLFPEPGDPELQIDRSRLFDAVAEYLTGLAKQSVPLVIIFDDIQWLDEISTALLNYVVCLLGHSSIQFACAARHRDLEANAAACQLVKTLRRDRKLQVIPLEPLDRQATTELTQTIDADLDSDRIYTDSGGNPLFALEIARTIASGYSADADNLEALVQERLQQLDTSTQDLLTWAAAMGRSFDPMQVAQIADCPLTTFLTAIEELEQQGILSPDIRDDGEAVYLFTHDVVRQVAYGQPSEPRRRLMHRHIAHQLQKLTSSDDALASDIARHAAIGQDPELAATSLLAAAERGLRLFAYTDAAALARWGIEQCQSLPPEVRISLHLRLLKVCVLAGMDKVQAQQVEVSLNQLLLEARRLSLPDEEALGLEVLIALHYEQDNLADVHQQCLKAVEQGRSASPTVMAQMLAYTGWCLSDIGREMERAEALLLEAQSLASRVGLEPFDIPCGLGCVRRYHGDDEQARLLLTQARQIAQYMQDHWREFTCVSYLAMLELESGNAIAALDYCRQLTTVAAQLGGGNEGAVAAALVALSQYWLQPSEAETELEQTLDRLKCVDAQRSLAYTLTSAAEKDLERGEPQRAISRCQMALEAARVVDHPSDVALVLATLIQGYLAIGELELAETHFRDLQKINPLGLAARARVAIANISTQLDAPIHTA; this is translated from the coding sequence GTGCCAAAAATCTTACGAATAAGATTCTTAGGTGGCTTTGACCTGATCTACAAACAAAAGTCCATCGGTGGGAAGATACCGAAGCGGCTGCAGTCCCTGCTGGCCTACTTGCTGCTGCATCGACATACGCCTCAATCTCGACAGCAGATTGCATTTCGCCTCTGGCCAGACTCCAGTGACTCGCAGGCGCGAACGAACCTGCGACGAAATCTCCATTCTCTGCGCCAGGTTTTTCCAGATTCAGAGCAGTTCATTGCGGTTGACACACAGTCCATCCAGTGGCGTTTAGAGTCTCCCTATACCCTTGATGTCAATGAGTTTGAGCGAGCTGTCTCTTTGTTCGTCGATCAGTCAGATGAGCTTGTAACCCGTCAGCCCGAGCAGTTGAAAACAATTGGCTCAGCTCTGCAGCAGGCAGTCAAGCTCTATGAAGGGAAATTACTGCCGAGCTGCTATGACGAGTGGATTGAAGCTGAGCGCGAGCGACTCCATCAATCCTGCATTCAAGCTTATGCAGGGCTGCTGCAGCTTTTGCAGATACAGCGAGACCATAGCCAGGTGATTCGCTATGCCCAGCAGCTTCTGCAGATGGATCCGCTGAGTGAAACTGCTTATGAATACTTGATGCGATCGCATCTCGCCAACGGCGACCGCACCCAAGCCCTGCAGGTCTATCATCGCTGCATGACGACCCTACAAGAAGAGCTAGGAATCGACCCCAGTCAATCAATTCAAGCCTTCTATCAACATCTCCTCGACGAACCAGCGTTATTAACAAATCACCAAAATGCCCAGCAAGATAGATACGTAGAGGTCCACCGATCAGCCTCCGAGACATCAACAGGAGCTTCCTCTCTACGCTGCGACTGGGGAAACGCTCCGGATGTCAGCCTCTTCTATGGACGTGCCGATGAACTAGAAATGCTGGAGCAGTGGACCCTGGCGGATCGCTGTCGCGTCATTGTCTTGCTAGGCATGGGCGGTATTGGCAAGACGTCCCTATCGGTGAAGCTAGCACAGGTCCTCGTTGAGCATTCTCAATTAGGGTCTGATGCTGACGATAAATTTGACTGCATTGTTTGGCGATCTCTGCGGAATGCCCCTAGCCTAGAAACCCTAATGGGTGAGATCGTCCCCATTATCTCTGACCAGCAGGAAACAGAGCCAACCTTAGCTCGTTTGATGGATGGCCTGCGTCAGACCCGATGCCTGCTGATTCTAGACAACGTTGAAACGCTTTTAAAAGGAGACCAGCGCTCTGGACAGTATCACCCCGGCTACGAAAACTACGGAGAACTCCTGCGGTTGATGGGAGAGACCCACCATCAAAGCTGCTTGATCCTCACCAGCCGCGAGAAGCCGCGAGAATTTTCTGCATTAGAGGGCATGGATCTGCCGGTGCGATCGCTCCTATTGAATGGTTCGCCAGAAGCCGCGATGACCCTGGTCCAGACCAAGGGTCTGATCGGAACAGAACAACAGCAGCAGGACCTGTGCCAGTTCTACGGCCACAATCCCTTGGCCCTAAAAATTGTCGCCACCTCCATTCAAGACTTGTTTGATGGTGACATTGCCGCCTTCCATCGACCCGGCGCAGGCATCTTCAGCGGTATTCATCAACTATTAGAACAGCAGTTCCAGCGCTGCACGCCCCTAGAGCAATCGGTCATGTATTGGTTAGCCATCAACCGGGAGTGGACTGCGATTGCTGAACTCGCCGAAGATCTTGTGCCTCAAACCTCGCGGTCGGCACTCCTAGAAGCCCTGGAGTCGCTGATGTGGCGATCGCTACTTGAAAAACAAGCAGGCCGCTATGCCCAACAGCCAGTGGTTATGGAGTACGTTACTGCACAGCTTGTAGACCAGGTTTGCCATGAGATTTTGACTCTTGGTCAAGTTTCAGAGACGGAAGCAGAGCAGGAGAATCTATCTGCCACCGCCCTTTTCTGCACCCATACTTTGCTCAAGGCTCAGAGTAGCGACTACATTCGCGAAATTCAAATTCGAGAGATTCTGCAGCCGGTCCTCAACGGTTTGTCCGGTCAGTGCGGCAGCGAGGCGAACAGTGAACCCTGCTTGCGTCAGGCTCTGGCGGGGCTGCACAGCGATCCCACCTTACAGTCGAGCTACGCGGCGGGCAACATTCTCAATCTGCTGAGCCAGTCCAGCCCGGTCTTGGAGCACTATGACTTCTCAGGACTAGCGCTGCGGCAGGCCGATTTACGTCGGGTTCATTTATCCGACTGCAACCTACAGGAGGCTGATCTGTCTCAGGCTGCCTTTATAGAAACGCTGAGCTTGCCGCTAGCACTAGCGTTCAGCCCTGATGGAACACGTCTAGCCACTGGAGATGCGAAAGGTGAGATTCGCATCTGGAGCGTTGAGGATGGCCGAAATCTGCTTATTTGTTCGGGACATACAGACTGGATCTGGTCCGTGGCCTTTAGTCCCGATGGCGGTACTGTGGCGAGCGGGAGTAGCGATCGCACCATCAAACTCTGGGATCTAGAAACAGGTCAATGTCGGCAAACGTTTGATCACAAAGCTCAAGTCTGGTCAGTGGCCTTCCACCCCACAACACCCCTCCTCGCCAGCGCCAGCGAAGATCACACCGTCAAGCTCTGGGACTTAGAAACAGGAGCCTGTCACCAGACCCTAACCGGCCATACCGACTGGGTGCGCTCCGTCACCTTCAGCCCCAACGGGAAAACAATCGCCAGCGGCAGTGATGATCAAACTATTAAGTTCTGGGCGACGGAAACGGGACGGTGTGAACAGACGCTAGAGGGGCACTCAAAACGGGTGTGGTCCTTAGCCTATGCCTCAGGCAACAGACTAGCCAGCAGCAGCAGCGACTGCACGATCAAGTTTTGGGACACTCAGACCGGCCACTGTATTCAAACCTTGTCTGGACACACCAACTGGGTGCGCTCCATTGCCTTCAGCCCTGACGGAGAAACCCTCGCCAGCGGCAGCGAAGATAGGACCATCAGGCTCTGGCAAATCGCTTCAGGGAACTGTCGTCAAACCCTTCGAGGACATGGTAACTGGATTCGCTCTGTCGCCTTCAGCCCCGATGGAAAAACCCTCGCTAGCGGCAGTGGTGACAACACCGTCAAGCTATGGGGGACCAACGGTCAGTGCCAGAGAACACTCCAGGGCTATATTGATCGCGTCTGGTCCGTTGCCTTCAGTCCCGGTTCTGCGCAACATCCCTACGGCGGCATTTTGGCAAGCGCCAATGACGACCACCAGATCAAGCTGTGGAATGTAGAAGGACCGACCTATCGGCAAACGCTGTCAGGACATACCGATGCCGTCTGTGCCGTTAGATTCAGTCCCCAAGATCATCTGATCGCCAGCGGCAGCGAAGACCAAACCATCAAGCTCTGGGATCTTGAGACCGGCCAGTGTTTACGGACTTTGAAAGGACACACCAGCAGGATTTGGTCAGTTGCCTTCAGTCCAGAGGGGGGCCTCTTAGCCAGCGGCAGTGAAGATCAAACGATTAAACTTTGGGATGTCCATACGGGCCAATGCTTACGCACGTTGAAGGGGCACACAAACTGGGTCTGTTCAGTGGCTTTTTGCCCAGCCGAATCCCTCAGGTTGGTCAGTGGTGGCTATGACCAAACCATTAAAATTTGGGATCCTTTTACGGGAGCCTGCTGTCAGACCCTTGAGGGGCACAGCAACTGGGTCTGGTCCATTGCCTTGAGTCCCGATGGGCAACACCTCGCCAGCGGTAGCGGAGACCATTCCATCAAGCTCTGGAATCTGAAAACGGGCCAGTGCTTGAAAACACTCGAAGGTCACAGCAGTCGGGTGTGGTCCGTGGCCTTTAGTCCTGATGGTCAATGTCTCGCCAGCGCCAGCAGCGATAAAACAGTCAAGCTCTGGGATGTACGAACAGGAGGCTGTCTCCAGACCTTGGAGGGACACACCAATCTGGCTTGGGCCGTAACCTTTAGCCCTGAGGGTCACCTGCTGGCTAGCGGCAGCCAGGATGAAACGGTTCACCTCTGGGACCGAGAAACGGGCGAATGTGTGGCGGTCCTGCGCGGTGCGCGCCCCTATGACAGAACCAATATCCTCCATGCAAGGGGGCTAACCGAAGCTCAGAGAATGTCGCTCAAGCAGTTGGGTGCTGTTGAGCAAATTAAGACCGCTGCAGCGACGAATGCTGAGATATCTAACGTTCCTATAGCCGCTTCTCAGGGGAAGCCACTCGCGACTCTACCCTCAACGTCATCTCTCATCGGACGTCGGCAAGAATGGGAAATGATTCAAGGGTGGCTCGGCTCTCACTTATCTCTGCTGTTGCTAGGAGAATCAGGCATTGGCAAAACCCGAGTTCTGGAAACGCTGCGTTCAGCGGTCCAGGATATGGGGGGACAGGTGCTTTGGGGACGTGGGTTTGAAGCTGAAAAAGTCAGGCCCTTCAGCATTTGGCTGGATGCGCTGCCTAGCCAGCTCCCTGCTGAACTGGGAACACTCTTCCCTGAGCCGGGTGACCCGGAACTTCAGATCGATCGTAGTCGCCTCTTCGATGCAGTGGCTGAATACCTGACTGGGCTGGCGAAGCAGTCAGTCCCGCTGGTGATCATTTTTGACGACATTCAATGGCTTGATGAAATTTCGACGGCCCTGCTGAACTATGTTGTTTGCCTGTTGGGACACTCGTCGATTCAGTTTGCCTGTGCAGCCCGTCACCGAGATCTGGAAGCCAACGCCGCAGCTTGTCAGCTCGTGAAAACGCTCAGACGCGATCGCAAACTCCAAGTCATCCCCCTAGAGCCATTGGATCGTCAGGCCACGACGGAGCTGACCCAGACCATTGACGCGGATTTGGATAGCGATCGCATCTATACCGACAGCGGTGGCAATCCCCTGTTTGCCCTGGAAATTGCGCGTACGATCGCATCTGGCTACTCAGCGGATGCTGACAACTTAGAGGCGCTAGTTCAGGAGCGGCTGCAGCAGCTCGACACTTCTACACAGGATCTTTTGACCTGGGCTGCAGCAATGGGGCGCAGCTTTGATCCAATGCAGGTCGCTCAGATCGCGGACTGTCCGCTGACAACCTTCTTGACCGCGATAGAAGAGCTAGAACAGCAGGGTATTCTCAGTCCAGACATTAGGGATGACGGTGAAGCGGTCTATCTCTTTACCCATGATGTTGTCCGACAGGTTGCCTATGGCCAACCCTCTGAGCCTCGTCGACGGCTGATGCATCGACATATCGCTCACCAGCTACAGAAACTGACGAGTTCTGATGACGCTTTAGCCAGTGATATTGCCCGTCACGCAGCCATAGGGCAGGATCCTGAACTTGCCGCGACATCTCTACTGGCAGCAGCCGAACGCGGCCTGCGCCTGTTTGCCTATACTGATGCCGCAGCACTGGCGCGGTGGGGGATTGAACAGTGCCAATCTTTACCACCTGAAGTCCGAATCAGTCTGCATTTGCGTCTGCTCAAGGTTTGTGTGCTGGCTGGGATGGATAAAGTGCAGGCCCAGCAGGTCGAAGTCAGCTTGAACCAGCTACTGCTAGAGGCCCGAAGACTCAGCCTGCCAGATGAAGAGGCTCTAGGGCTAGAAGTTCTGATTGCGCTGCACTATGAGCAAGACAATCTCGCAGATGTCCATCAACAGTGTCTGAAGGCCGTAGAACAAGGTCGCAGCGCAAGTCCTACCGTGATGGCTCAAATGCTGGCCTATACAGGCTGGTGTCTATCGGATATTGGCCGCGAGATGGAGCGGGCTGAGGCTCTGCTGTTAGAGGCTCAATCTCTGGCTAGTCGAGTCGGGCTAGAACCCTTCGATATTCCCTGTGGGCTAGGCTGTGTTCGCCGGTATCACGGTGACGATGAGCAGGCGCGTCTGTTGCTGACGCAGGCGCGGCAGATTGCCCAATATATGCAGGATCACTGGCGAGAATTCACCTGTGTTTCATATTTAGCGATGCTAGAACTTGAAAGCGGAAATGCGATTGCGGCATTAGATTATTGTCGGCAACTCACGACTGTTGCCGCTCAGCTTGGCGGTGGCAATGAAGGGGCTGTTGCAGCGGCGCTGGTGGCTTTATCGCAATACTGGCTGCAGCCTTCAGAAGCTGAAACGGAGTTAGAACAGACGTTAGACAGGCTGAAATGCGTCGATGCTCAGCGAAGTCTGGCCTATACGCTGACGTCCGCTGCGGAGAAAGACTTGGAGCGAGGCGAACCCCAACGCGCTATCTCCCGATGCCAAATGGCGCTGGAGGCAGCCCGAGTTGTTGATCATCCTAGTGATGTTGCCCTGGTGTTGGCAACGTTGATTCAGGGTTATCTAGCAATTGGCGAGCTTGAGCTTGCTGAGACGCATTTTCGAGACCTGCAGAAAATAAATCCGCTGGGTCTGGCTGCTCGGGCTAGAGTTGCGATCGCAAATATATCGACCCAGCTAGACGCTCCTATCCACACAGCTTAG
- a CDS encoding RidA family protein produces MNEHEIAAGLAQTPNYQYAQRIGPQLFISGQVPHDSEANLVGIGKPHVQVNQCLGNLRTLITLHGFDKRDIRQLKIYVVGDHPTLMAAWQAVTEWFNNDVPPATLLGVARLAYEHQLVEIDAMIVSEVHS; encoded by the coding sequence GTGAACGAGCATGAAATAGCAGCAGGGCTAGCCCAGACTCCTAACTACCAATATGCTCAGCGCATTGGTCCACAACTGTTCATTTCCGGTCAGGTGCCGCACGATTCTGAGGCAAATCTGGTTGGCATCGGCAAGCCCCATGTTCAGGTGAATCAGTGCCTTGGTAATTTGCGAACGCTAATCACGCTGCATGGTTTTGATAAACGTGATATTCGCCAGCTAAAAATCTACGTCGTTGGAGATCATCCAACTCTCATGGCTGCATGGCAGGCGGTTACGGAGTGGTTCAACAATGATGTCCCCCCAGCTACATTACTGGGCGTAGCGCGACTGGCCTATGAGCATCAACTCGTGGAGATCGATGCAATGATTGTCAGTGAGGTTCATTCTTAG
- a CDS encoding DUF4242 domain-containing protein, protein MVRVLVEKHFDPPITPEKWDRDVAIGIPCHTAHNVHWVRSMMGCDRTQVICEFEAPDAETVQRSFRKAGLPFVRIWTVDLITPAVAAASH, encoded by the coding sequence ATGGTCCGCGTCCTTGTTGAAAAGCATTTTGATCCACCGATTACACCAGAAAAATGGGACCGAGATGTTGCCATTGGCATTCCTTGCCATACAGCCCACAACGTTCACTGGGTGAGGTCGATGATGGGTTGCGATCGCACCCAGGTCATCTGTGAATTTGAGGCTCCTGATGCTGAGACCGTCCAGCGGTCCTTTCGTAAAGCTGGGCTACCTTTTGTCCGCATTTGGACCGTCGATCTGATTACGCCTGCAGTGGCCGCCGCCTCTCATTGA